The following coding sequences are from one Polyangia bacterium window:
- a CDS encoding HDOD domain-containing protein, which produces MDISAPPENYSILVVDDDEMIRRVIQNTLTKFGYRVTSATDGTSALKQATELRPSVILVDLRMPGIDGHTIMRRARAQGIDAAFVVISGSKDPEDIIDALRNGACDYLPKPFSVADLMTAIGRAVDAFEKSRLRPEEEPAPPPPVVVAGRPAAPSAPTVVTAPPPPAPPDRATVTATMPAGDPIFSSILRRIHEGEILIPPVPAVVLELRRLLSAPETTLEQVTALIERDQRLSAQLLRVSNTTPYARGAQNASIRTAVSRVGLRQIQSLIETIFAHSACSVRDPELAPLQASIWRFSVARAVAMRVLAEAHPAPRPDIELAYLAGLFCDVGASFLLWIVSERNTGAAPNQKLGREACVNFIGQNHHAVGAAVLARWSVDPIMTMLARLHHANTLANPVNAYCALECAAVPVAEKLAGAPDVTGPPRSASLIEECTRRLKVPAIDVLLAKVQPTFEAIINTLA; this is translated from the coding sequence TTGGATATCAGCGCTCCCCCAGAAAATTATTCGATTCTTGTGGTGGACGACGACGAGATGATCCGTCGGGTCATCCAGAACACCCTCACCAAGTTCGGCTATCGGGTCACCAGCGCAACTGACGGTACGTCGGCGCTGAAGCAGGCCACTGAACTGCGGCCATCGGTGATCCTGGTCGACCTCCGCATGCCCGGCATCGACGGCCACACCATCATGCGCCGGGCCCGCGCCCAGGGAATCGACGCCGCCTTCGTGGTGATCAGCGGATCGAAAGATCCCGAAGACATCATCGACGCTCTTCGCAACGGCGCCTGTGACTATCTGCCGAAGCCGTTCTCCGTCGCTGATCTGATGACCGCGATCGGGCGCGCGGTGGACGCGTTTGAAAAAAGCCGCCTGAGACCCGAGGAAGAGCCCGCGCCGCCGCCACCGGTCGTGGTCGCCGGTCGCCCGGCCGCGCCGTCCGCTCCGACGGTGGTGACCGCGCCGCCGCCCCCCGCCCCTCCCGATCGCGCGACAGTGACCGCCACCATGCCGGCCGGCGATCCGATCTTCTCGTCGATCCTCCGCCGCATTCACGAAGGAGAAATTCTGATTCCGCCGGTGCCGGCGGTGGTGCTGGAACTGCGGCGGCTGCTCTCCGCTCCGGAGACCACGCTGGAGCAGGTCACCGCCTTGATCGAACGTGACCAGCGCCTGTCCGCCCAGCTTTTGCGGGTCTCGAACACCACGCCGTACGCGCGCGGCGCGCAGAACGCCAGCATTCGCACGGCGGTGAGCCGGGTCGGCCTGCGTCAGATCCAAAGTCTGATCGAGACCATCTTCGCGCACAGCGCCTGCTCGGTCCGTGATCCAGAGCTCGCGCCGCTGCAAGCGTCGATCTGGCGCTTTTCGGTGGCCCGGGCGGTGGCGATGCGCGTGCTGGCCGAGGCGCATCCGGCGCCGCGTCCCGACATCGAGCTGGCCTATCTGGCCGGCCTGTTTTGCGACGTCGGCGCTTCTTTTTTGCTGTGGATCGTTTCAGAAAGAAACACCGGCGCGGCTCCGAATCAGAAGCTGGGCCGCGAAGCCTGCGTGAACTTCATCGGACAGAATCACCACGCGGTGGGCGCGGCGGTGCTGGCGCGCTGGTCGGTCGATCCGATCATGACGATGCTGGCGCGCCTGCACCATGCGAACACGCTGGCCAACCCGGTGAACGCTTACTGTGCTCTTGAGTGCGCGGCGGTTCCGGTGGCCGAAAAGCTGGCGGGCGCGCCTGACGTCACGGGCCCGCCCCGCAGTGCTTCCCTGATTGAGGAATGCACCCGCCGTCTGAAAGTGCCGGCCATCGACGTTCTGTTGGCAAAAGTGCAGCCCACCTTCGAAGCCATCATCAACACTCTGGCGTAG
- the moaA gene encoding GTP 3',8-cyclase MoaA, with product MNDGASTLAPLVDRQRRVIDYLRVSVTDRCNYRCTYCMPDDGVDHFARAQILSFEELCTLLHCFAVMGVRRVRLTGGEPTVRRDLVALVRMIRTIPGIDELALSTNGHLLEELAVDLKRAGVDRLNISLDTLDAARFHHITRRGDLSRVLAGIEAARAAGFASIKINTVAVKGFNDDELGALCAFAWQRDLVPRFIEQMPMAAGRTYIPGELLSAVEIRVQIGAYFPGTTLIPDEGGAVRGAGPARYWRVQGGADDGSDRPRRLGIISPMTEHFCDRCNRVRLSASGALHTCLAHDDAVDLRSLLRAGGPDAVTAAIRAAVSVKRDGHTFGLVGLGGPRKAMIQIGG from the coding sequence ATGAATGACGGCGCTTCGACGCTGGCGCCGCTGGTCGATCGCCAGCGGCGCGTTATCGACTACCTGCGCGTTTCGGTCACCGATCGCTGCAACTATCGTTGCACCTATTGCATGCCCGACGACGGCGTCGACCACTTTGCGCGCGCCCAGATCTTGTCGTTTGAAGAACTGTGCACGCTTCTGCACTGCTTCGCCGTGATGGGTGTCCGCCGCGTGCGTCTGACCGGGGGCGAGCCGACGGTGCGCCGCGATCTGGTGGCGCTGGTGCGGATGATCCGCACCATCCCCGGCATCGACGAGCTGGCCCTGTCGACCAACGGTCATCTTCTCGAGGAGCTGGCGGTCGATCTCAAACGAGCCGGCGTCGATCGCTTGAACATCAGCCTGGACACGCTGGATGCCGCGCGCTTTCACCACATCACCCGGCGCGGTGACCTTTCGCGCGTCTTGGCCGGCATCGAAGCGGCGCGCGCCGCCGGGTTCGCATCGATCAAGATCAATACCGTCGCCGTCAAAGGCTTCAACGACGACGAACTGGGAGCCCTGTGCGCGTTCGCCTGGCAGCGCGACCTGGTTCCGCGCTTCATCGAACAGATGCCGATGGCTGCCGGCCGCACGTACATTCCCGGCGAGCTGCTTTCGGCGGTAGAGATTCGCGTCCAGATCGGCGCGTATTTTCCCGGCACGACGCTGATCCCGGACGAGGGCGGCGCGGTGCGCGGCGCCGGTCCAGCCCGGTACTGGCGCGTGCAGGGTGGCGCGGACGACGGCAGCGATCGCCCGCGACGCCTGGGGATCATCTCACCAATGACCGAACACTTTTGCGATCGCTGCAATCGCGTGCGCTTGTCGGCCTCGGGCGCGCTGCACACCTGCCTGGCCCACGACGACGCCGTCGATCTGCGCAGCCTTCTGCGCGCTGGCGGCCCCGACGCGGTGACGGCCGCCATTCGCGCCGCCGTGTCGGTCAAGCGTGACGGGCACACCTTCGGTCTGGTGGGCCTTGGAGGCCCGCGCAAGGCGATGATACAGATCGGTGGGTGA
- a CDS encoding branched-chain amino acid ABC transporter permease, giving the protein MSLFMGQQIINGLFLGSIYALFALGYTLVFGVLDILNLAHAAVFMLAAFVALSLVGGAHLPLLAALPLAVLAAGLLGVLLERVAFRPLRGRADSNISGLISSLAMATIFQALALQIWGPNVARFPIGTVADHPIVFWGGVISRLQILIIVIALALFVALTFLVRRSRLGRQMRAVAESPRAARILGINVDRVIAWSFFISSALGGAAGVLFGLAFNSIQADMGRSVELKGLAVIILGGMGSMVGAVVAGFALGLCEVLVVAHLGGSWRDVISFGALFLVLVLRPRGLLGATSLREA; this is encoded by the coding sequence TTGTCATTGTTCATGGGCCAGCAGATCATCAACGGGCTGTTTCTCGGCAGCATCTACGCGCTGTTCGCGCTGGGGTACACGCTGGTCTTCGGCGTGCTGGACATCTTGAATCTGGCCCACGCGGCGGTGTTCATGCTGGCGGCGTTCGTGGCGCTGTCGCTGGTGGGTGGCGCGCACCTGCCGCTTCTGGCGGCGCTGCCGCTGGCGGTGCTGGCCGCCGGCCTGCTGGGTGTGCTGCTGGAACGGGTGGCGTTTCGTCCGCTGCGCGGGCGCGCCGATTCGAACATCTCCGGCCTCATCAGCTCGCTGGCGATGGCGACGATCTTTCAAGCGCTGGCGCTGCAGATCTGGGGGCCCAACGTGGCGCGCTTTCCCATCGGCACGGTGGCGGATCACCCGATCGTGTTTTGGGGCGGCGTGATCTCGCGCTTGCAGATCTTGATCATCGTGATCGCGCTGGCCCTGTTCGTGGCACTGACGTTTCTGGTCCGGCGTAGTCGTCTAGGCCGGCAGATGCGCGCCGTGGCCGAGAGTCCGCGCGCCGCGCGCATCCTGGGCATCAACGTCGATCGGGTGATCGCCTGGTCGTTCTTCATCTCGTCGGCGCTGGGCGGAGCGGCCGGCGTGCTGTTCGGGCTGGCCTTCAATTCGATCCAGGCCGACATGGGCCGCAGCGTCGAGTTGAAAGGCCTGGCCGTGATCATCCTGGGGGGCATGGGTTCGATGGTGGGCGCCGTGGTGGCGGGATTTGCCCTGGGCTTGTGCGAGGTGCTGGTGGTGGCGCACCTCGGCGGTTCGTGGCGCGACGTCATCTCGTTCGGGGCGCTGTTCCTGGTGCTGGTGCTGCGGCCGCGTGGTCTGCTGGGCGCGACGTCGCTGCGCGAAGCGTAG
- a CDS encoding sigma-70 family RNA polymerase sigma factor has product MQAPTILQPSAMPRSDEATEEVLVQQAQRGERAALAELVRRYQKPVYALCLRYVHDHDEAADLLQRTFVRVMTKLGDLRSADLFRSWVFRIAANLALNHIRDHARFVSEEASAAGPASPPVRPIGADRLEAGQLAQALRSIVDDLPTKQRMTLELRVYEDMSFREIGEALGTSEGAAKVNFHYAIRALRGRIGAVDELVGSKERGR; this is encoded by the coding sequence ATGCAGGCGCCAACGATTCTCCAGCCTTCCGCGATGCCCCGATCAGACGAGGCCACTGAAGAAGTTCTGGTTCAGCAAGCCCAGCGAGGCGAGCGCGCTGCTTTGGCCGAGCTGGTGCGCCGCTATCAAAAGCCTGTGTACGCGCTGTGCCTGCGTTATGTCCACGACCACGACGAAGCGGCGGACCTTCTGCAGCGCACGTTCGTCCGGGTGATGACTAAGCTCGGCGACCTGCGCAGCGCCGACTTGTTTCGCAGCTGGGTGTTTCGCATTGCCGCCAACCTGGCGTTGAACCACATCCGCGATCACGCGCGCTTTGTCTCGGAAGAGGCCAGCGCCGCCGGCCCGGCCAGCCCGCCGGTGCGGCCCATCGGCGCCGACCGCCTGGAGGCTGGGCAGCTGGCGCAGGCGCTGCGATCAATCGTCGACGATCTGCCGACCAAGCAGCGTATGACGCTGGAGCTACGGGTCTACGAAGACATGTCCTTTCGAGAGATCGGGGAGGCCCTGGGCACCAGCGAGGGCGCTGCAAAGGTGAATTTTCACTATGCCATTCGCGCCTTACGCGGCCGTATAGGGGCGGTGGACGAGCTGGTTGGCTCCAAGGAGCGAGGGCGATGA
- a CDS encoding DedA family protein, with amino-acid sequence MKWFIAHLSVMTPVGAYLWLTGILLLCGLGLPIPEDISLIAAGYFSFKGVLQVHKAALICLGAVLAGDSLAFFMGHYFGRRVLASRFAKQYFTPKRQLRVRAYFRKFGSKVVLVGRFTPGLRFTIFFTAGTLHLRPSVFLIYDFSAAVFSVPVLVYSAWLFGSQIDYVVKYARRTEHGILIAVLLAAAIIGIKAWRRHKRRVALAEAAKASS; translated from the coding sequence GTGAAGTGGTTCATTGCCCACCTATCCGTGATGACGCCCGTGGGGGCGTATCTCTGGCTGACCGGGATCTTGCTGCTGTGCGGGCTGGGCCTGCCCATCCCGGAAGACATCTCGCTGATTGCTGCCGGGTACTTTTCGTTCAAGGGCGTCCTGCAGGTGCACAAGGCGGCGCTGATCTGCCTGGGGGCGGTGCTGGCCGGCGACTCGCTGGCCTTTTTCATGGGCCATTATTTCGGGCGGCGGGTGCTGGCCAGTCGGTTCGCCAAGCAATACTTCACGCCCAAACGCCAGCTGCGCGTTCGTGCCTACTTTCGCAAGTTCGGCAGCAAGGTGGTGCTGGTTGGGCGGTTCACACCCGGGTTGCGCTTCACCATCTTTTTCACCGCCGGAACACTGCACCTTCGCCCGTCGGTGTTTCTGATTTACGACTTTTCGGCGGCGGTGTTTTCAGTGCCGGTGTTGGTCTATTCGGCGTGGTTGTTCGGCAGTCAGATTGACTATGTGGTCAAGTACGCCCGTCGCACCGAACACGGCATCTTGATCGCCGTGCTGCTGGCCGCGGCGATCATCGGCATCAAAGCTTGGCGCCGCCACAAACGCCGGGTCGCTCTCGCTGAAGCCGCCAAGGCGTCCTCCTAG
- a CDS encoding branched-chain amino acid ABC transporter permease, giving the protein MWVDLADLYATYQSTLGYIGINALLALSVYTTLSCGQLALGSAGFMAIGAYAATLLTVRAGWPFPLALAAGALAPALVAVPLGLPVLRLRGVFLAIATIGFGEVVRLGIVNSDYVNGAQGMVAIPQKASIGLIALCLAGALFVLGRLRGSKWGFALEAIREDEPAARTMGIDTTLYKLAMLVLGAALAGLAGGLEAHFTFMVAPNGFSFERVVDMLVFAVVGGARTFWGPALGAAFLTVLPEALRDLAPLIGVQPGPLRMLISGLVLLAVILFLPNGLVSLPARIQQWREDRQEARQQQPPPAPEKTP; this is encoded by the coding sequence GTGTGGGTCGACCTCGCCGATCTCTACGCGACCTATCAGTCGACGCTTGGGTACATCGGCATCAACGCGCTCCTGGCGCTGTCGGTGTACACGACGCTCTCGTGCGGGCAGCTGGCGCTGGGCAGCGCCGGGTTCATGGCCATCGGCGCGTATGCGGCGACGCTGCTGACGGTGCGCGCCGGCTGGCCGTTTCCGCTGGCGCTGGCGGCGGGCGCGCTGGCGCCGGCGCTGGTGGCGGTGCCGCTTGGTCTGCCGGTGCTGCGCCTGCGCGGGGTGTTCCTGGCCATCGCCACCATCGGCTTCGGCGAGGTGGTGCGTCTTGGCATCGTGAACTCGGACTACGTCAATGGCGCGCAAGGGATGGTGGCCATTCCACAGAAGGCCAGCATTGGCCTTATCGCGCTTTGTCTCGCCGGCGCGCTGTTCGTGCTTGGGCGTCTTCGCGGGTCGAAGTGGGGCTTCGCCCTGGAAGCGATCCGCGAGGACGAACCGGCGGCGCGCACCATGGGCATCGACACCACGCTGTACAAGCTCGCCATGCTGGTGCTGGGCGCGGCGCTGGCCGGCCTGGCCGGCGGCCTGGAAGCGCACTTCACTTTCATGGTGGCGCCAAACGGTTTTTCCTTCGAACGCGTGGTCGACATGCTGGTGTTCGCCGTGGTGGGCGGCGCGCGCACGTTCTGGGGACCGGCGCTGGGCGCGGCGTTTCTGACCGTGCTGCCCGAAGCGCTGCGCGATCTGGCGCCGTTGATAGGCGTGCAGCCGGGGCCGCTGCGGATGCTGATCAGCGGTCTGGTGCTGCTGGCCGTGATCTTATTTCTGCCGAATGGGTTGGTTTCGCTGCCGGCGCGCATTCAGCAGTGGCGGGAAGATCGGCAGGAAGCTCGGCAGCAACAACCGCCGCCGGCGCCGGAGAAAACCCCGTGA
- a CDS encoding ABC transporter ATP-binding protein: MTVADRPLLELRELRVNYGHVEAVRGVSLSVAAGQMVTLIGPNGAGKTSILSALCGLVPPSGGSVFLDGRAITGQPSHAVVAAGLALVPEGRAILGRMTIEENLILGGELTQPAATLRAAIEQQYARFPILGQRRQQPAGSLSGGQMQMLAFARALLGRPRVLLLDEPSMGLSPILVKQVFETIAEIHRAGTTVLLVEQNARLALSVADHAYVLERGQVVLHGPPAALRHDQRIKAVYLGG; the protein is encoded by the coding sequence GTGACCGTCGCCGATCGTCCGCTGCTGGAGTTGCGCGAGCTGCGCGTGAACTATGGACACGTCGAGGCGGTGCGCGGCGTGTCGCTGTCGGTGGCGGCCGGCCAAATGGTGACGCTGATTGGTCCCAATGGCGCCGGCAAGACGTCGATCCTGTCGGCGCTGTGCGGCCTGGTGCCGCCAAGCGGGGGCAGCGTGTTTCTGGACGGGCGCGCGATCACCGGGCAGCCCTCGCACGCGGTGGTGGCTGCCGGGCTGGCGCTGGTCCCGGAAGGCCGGGCCATCTTGGGGCGGATGACCATCGAAGAGAACTTGATCCTGGGCGGCGAGCTGACCCAACCGGCGGCGACGTTGCGCGCGGCGATCGAACAGCAATACGCGCGCTTTCCGATCTTGGGCCAGCGTCGCCAGCAGCCGGCCGGCTCGCTTTCGGGCGGGCAAATGCAGATGCTGGCCTTCGCCCGGGCCTTGCTGGGCCGCCCGCGCGTGCTGCTGCTGGACGAACCATCGATGGGGTTGTCGCCGATCTTGGTCAAGCAGGTGTTCGAGACCATCGCGGAGATCCATCGCGCCGGCACGACCGTCCTGCTGGTGGAACAGAACGCCCGCCTGGCGCTGTCAGTGGCCGACCACGCCTATGTGCTGGAACGCGGTCAGGTGGTCTTGCACGGGCCGCCGGCGGCGCTGCGCCATGACCAGCGAATCAAGGCTGTCTATCTGGGCGGCTGA
- a CDS encoding HEAT repeat domain-containing protein, which produces MRALDGRATSTLRLIAVAAFVIVGAAAHAESDRPAIEQRLQQSGAGLSAAAAQALTRGEMQILFAIVDDRAVAPAVRGRAVTSLGWVRSAAAHDFLENLIIRKLPSSDAGDRLLLRKAAVALGWQSGPRVVDTLAPLLEHVDPDVRLDAAVGLGLSRNHAAEQPLRDRLTREDDANVRRQLETQLRQLASASTAGRPPEHR; this is translated from the coding sequence ATGCGCGCGCTTGATGGTAGGGCGACGTCGACGCTGCGGTTGATAGCCGTTGCCGCCTTCGTCATTGTCGGCGCGGCGGCGCACGCCGAGAGCGACCGCCCGGCGATCGAACAGCGTTTGCAGCAATCGGGCGCTGGGCTGTCCGCCGCCGCGGCCCAGGCATTGACCCGCGGAGAGATGCAGATCCTGTTCGCCATCGTCGACGATCGGGCGGTGGCGCCGGCGGTGCGCGGCCGCGCGGTGACTTCACTCGGCTGGGTGCGCTCGGCGGCAGCGCACGATTTCCTGGAGAACCTCATCATTCGAAAACTGCCCAGCAGCGACGCCGGCGATCGGCTGCTGCTACGAAAGGCGGCCGTGGCGTTGGGCTGGCAGTCCGGCCCGCGCGTGGTGGACACCTTGGCGCCGCTTCTGGAACACGTCGATCCCGACGTGCGCCTGGACGCGGCGGTGGGTCTGGGGCTGTCGCGCAACCACGCTGCCGAACAACCGCTGCGCGATCGCCTCACCCGCGAGGACGACGCCAACGTACGCCGCCAACTGGAGACCCAGCTGCGCCAGCTGGCTTCGGCGTCAACGGCGGGCCGCCCGCCCGAACACCGCTAG
- a CDS encoding MogA/MoaB family molybdenum cofactor biosynthesis protein, with amino-acid sequence MSVEQHKGYAPAKGDLRVAVITASDSRTLENDEGGGLVQALAEQAGFGVASRQVLREEPAVIRAAVAALISDGTTDAVLLTGGTGLAGRDSTIEAVAPLLEKALPGFGELFRMLSFAEIGSAAMMSRAFAGSARGTAVFAMPGSPAGVRLAMARLIIPELPHVVGQLRRDREPGSHPGRDHRHE; translated from the coding sequence GTGTCAGTCGAGCAGCACAAGGGTTATGCACCGGCGAAAGGCGACCTGCGCGTCGCCGTCATCACCGCCTCCGACAGCCGCACGTTGGAAAATGATGAAGGCGGCGGGTTGGTGCAGGCCCTTGCCGAACAGGCCGGCTTTGGCGTGGCCAGCCGGCAGGTGCTGCGCGAAGAGCCGGCGGTTATTCGGGCCGCGGTCGCGGCATTGATCTCAGACGGCACCACGGACGCCGTCCTGCTCACCGGCGGCACCGGCCTCGCAGGGCGCGACAGCACAATCGAGGCGGTGGCGCCGTTGCTGGAAAAAGCGCTGCCCGGTTTCGGCGAGCTTTTCCGCATGCTGTCCTTCGCGGAGATTGGTTCCGCCGCCATGATGTCGCGCGCTTTCGCTGGCAGCGCGCGCGGCACGGCGGTGTTTGCCATGCCCGGTTCGCCCGCGGGCGTGCGGCTGGCGATGGCCAGGCTGATCATTCCCGAGCTGCCGCACGTGGTGGGCCAGCTCCGGCGTGATCGCGAACCAGGGTCGCATCCGGGTCGAGATCATCGCCATGAATGA
- a CDS encoding ABC transporter substrate-binding protein: MRLSARSTAIAVALSLLTVAAAGRAQAAEIVVKIGVALSMTGPAAVYGASQKAGVQAAVDEINKSGRLKGIKLEAVFEDDASTKEQGIAVFQRFINKDKVAAIIGPTLSNTATAADPLAQAGKVPVVAVSNTAPKGITDIGDYIWRVSLTEGQVIPGALKRLQNKLHFKKAAVLYGNDDAFTQAGFAVMKAALNASGTTIVGTQTFAKPDRDYNAQLTALKALAPDILLVSALADNAAGIVTQARQLGWKVPIMGGNGFNSPALIKNAGPAAEGVFVGTAWNKVSSDGANQAFLKLMKDRSVDPDQFCAQAYTGVLVIAEAIVLAGNKAGRDNIRAGFAKVKGLATPLGLFSFQANRDGDHEPALQSVKEGKFQIVAP, from the coding sequence ATGCGCCTTTCCGCCCGCTCGACCGCCATCGCTGTCGCGCTTTCGTTGCTGACCGTCGCGGCCGCTGGTCGTGCCCAGGCCGCTGAGATTGTGGTCAAGATCGGCGTTGCCTTGAGCATGACCGGGCCGGCCGCCGTTTACGGCGCCAGCCAGAAGGCCGGCGTGCAGGCCGCCGTCGACGAGATCAACAAGAGCGGTCGCCTCAAGGGCATCAAGCTGGAAGCAGTGTTCGAGGACGACGCTTCGACCAAGGAACAAGGCATCGCCGTGTTCCAGCGCTTTATCAATAAAGACAAGGTCGCCGCCATCATCGGCCCGACGCTGTCCAACACCGCCACCGCCGCCGATCCCCTGGCCCAGGCCGGCAAGGTGCCGGTGGTGGCGGTGTCGAACACCGCGCCCAAAGGCATCACCGACATCGGCGATTACATCTGGCGGGTGTCGCTGACCGAAGGCCAGGTCATTCCTGGCGCGCTGAAACGCCTGCAAAACAAGCTGCATTTCAAGAAGGCGGCCGTGCTCTACGGCAATGACGACGCGTTCACGCAGGCTGGTTTCGCCGTGATGAAGGCGGCGCTGAATGCAAGCGGCACCACCATCGTCGGCACGCAGACCTTCGCCAAGCCGGATCGCGACTACAACGCTCAGCTCACCGCGCTGAAGGCGTTGGCACCGGACATCCTGCTGGTGTCGGCGCTGGCCGACAACGCCGCTGGCATTGTCACCCAGGCGCGGCAACTGGGGTGGAAGGTGCCGATCATGGGCGGCAACGGGTTCAACAGCCCGGCGCTGATCAAGAACGCTGGCCCCGCCGCCGAAGGCGTGTTCGTCGGGACCGCCTGGAACAAGGTCAGCAGCGACGGCGCCAACCAGGCGTTCTTGAAACTGATGAAGGACCGCAGCGTCGATCCCGATCAGTTCTGCGCTCAGGCGTACACCGGCGTGCTGGTGATCGCCGAGGCCATCGTGCTGGCCGGGAACAAGGCCGGCCGCGACAACATCCGCGCCGGCTTCGCCAAGGTCAAAGGCCTGGCCACGCCGCTGGGTCTGTTTTCGTTCCAGGCCAACCGCGACGGCGACCACGAGCCGGCCCTGCAGTCGGTGAAAGAAGGCAAGTTCCAGATCGTCGCTCCGTAA
- a CDS encoding YaeQ family protein produces MALSATIYHLQVSLSDVDRDVYEELDLRLARHPSESMHHLLTRVLAYCLCYQEGIAFSKGLSTSDEPAVWARDLRGDLQLWIDVGTPSAERLHKASKASPRVVVFTYQDPSLLSKTIRGKTIFRGDEIEVYPVNPEFLDQLEAATDRNARWLLVRNEGILYVTAGETNASMVIARFPLISEA; encoded by the coding sequence ATGGCCTTGTCGGCCACCATCTATCACTTGCAGGTCAGCCTTTCGGACGTCGATCGCGACGTCTACGAGGAGCTGGATCTGCGCCTGGCTCGCCACCCGTCCGAGTCGATGCACCACCTGCTGACCCGGGTGCTGGCCTATTGCCTGTGCTACCAGGAGGGCATCGCGTTTTCCAAGGGCCTGTCCACCAGCGACGAGCCGGCGGTGTGGGCCCGCGATCTGCGCGGCGATCTGCAACTGTGGATCGACGTCGGCACACCGTCGGCCGAGCGGCTGCACAAGGCCAGCAAAGCGTCGCCGCGCGTGGTGGTCTTCACTTATCAGGATCCGTCGCTGCTCAGCAAAACCATCCGCGGCAAGACCATCTTTCGCGGCGACGAGATCGAAGTTTATCCGGTCAACCCGGAGTTTCTGGATCAGCTCGAGGCGGCCACCGATCGCAACGCGCGCTGGTTGCTGGTGCGCAACGAAGGGATCCTCTACGTCACCGCCGGCGAGACCAACGCCTCGATGGTGATCGCGCGGTTTCCGCTCATCAGCGAAGCTTGA
- a CDS encoding ABC transporter ATP-binding protein: MTPGLLLDKVQRAFGGVRAVDGAGFQVAPGTVHGLIGPNGSGKTTVINLISGLLRADAGAITVGGTAVGGLPPHRIAALGVARTFQNIRLFPELSARHNVLVGQHLRRHSSLAARLFLLPRARAEEQKAEARADALLERVGLGGRAGEKARHLSYGEQRRVEIARALAAEPRVLLLDEPTAGMNPVEVQAVAALIRQVADDGRAVLLVEHNVPLVMQVCDHLTVLNFGRVIADGAPAAVAKEPAVIAAYLGDGEGGGA; the protein is encoded by the coding sequence GTGACACCGGGGCTGCTGCTCGACAAAGTTCAGCGGGCCTTCGGTGGCGTGCGCGCCGTCGATGGCGCGGGTTTTCAGGTGGCGCCGGGAACGGTGCACGGGCTCATCGGACCGAACGGTTCGGGCAAGACCACGGTGATCAATTTGATCTCCGGTCTGCTGCGCGCCGACGCCGGCGCCATCACCGTCGGCGGGACGGCGGTTGGGGGGCTGCCGCCTCATCGCATCGCCGCGCTGGGCGTGGCGCGCACGTTCCAGAACATCCGTCTGTTCCCCGAGCTGTCGGCGCGCCACAACGTGCTGGTCGGCCAGCACCTGCGCCGCCACTCTTCGCTGGCCGCGCGGCTTTTCTTGCTGCCGCGGGCGCGCGCCGAAGAACAAAAGGCTGAAGCCAGGGCCGACGCGCTGCTGGAACGGGTGGGCCTGGGCGGGCGCGCCGGTGAAAAAGCGCGCCACCTTTCGTACGGCGAGCAGCGGCGGGTGGAGATCGCCCGGGCCCTGGCCGCCGAGCCGCGCGTGCTGCTGCTGGACGAACCGACCGCCGGCATGAACCCGGTCGAGGTTCAGGCGGTGGCGGCCCTGATTCGCCAGGTGGCCGACGACGGCCGCGCCGTGCTGCTGGTCGAGCACAACGTGCCGCTGGTGATGCAGGTCTGCGATCATCTGACGGTCCTGAACTTTGGCCGCGTCATCGCCGACGGTGCGCCCGCCGCGGTGGCGAAAGAGCCGGCGGTGATCGCCGCCTATCTCGGAGACGGGGAAGGCGGCGGCGCGTGA